Proteins from a genomic interval of Rhodothermus marinus:
- a CDS encoding glucose-1-phosphate adenylyltransferase, with product MEQVQLATELDLEALRINDRTIAVILGGGAGTRLFPLTLKRSKPAVPLAGKYRLIDIPISNCINSGINRIFVLTQFNSASLNRHIAQTYRFDRFRTGFVSILAAEQTPSSREWFQGTADAVRRSMAHIGVFRHDYVLILSGDQLYLMDYRILLAHHRAKRADITIATIPVRAEEAPAFGILKTDEEGVITEFYEKPPLHELAGKESPVSPEMEAQGRIYLASMGIYVFNRDVLRRLLEENPMDHDFGKQIIPKAIRQCRVVSYPFTGYWSDIGTIRSFYEANLMLAQRHPPFDMYNPQMPIYTNARMLPPAKVQSSFVQDSIIAEGSVIINSQIVNSVIGIRSVIRENATVKNVVMMGADYYPWHDPSLRDPVEGPDNPGIGEESYVEGAIIDKNVSIGRRCVIKNRDQVQEGEGPNFYIRDGIVVLPKNARIEDGTII from the coding sequence ATGGAACAGGTTCAACTGGCAACGGAACTGGATCTGGAAGCGCTCCGCATCAACGACCGCACCATTGCAGTCATTCTCGGCGGCGGGGCCGGTACGCGGCTGTTTCCGCTGACGCTCAAGCGTTCGAAGCCGGCTGTTCCGCTGGCCGGCAAATATCGGTTGATCGACATTCCGATTTCCAACTGTATCAACTCGGGCATCAACCGGATCTTCGTGCTGACGCAGTTCAACTCGGCCAGCCTCAACCGGCACATTGCCCAGACCTACCGCTTCGATCGGTTCCGCACCGGGTTCGTGTCCATCCTGGCGGCCGAGCAGACCCCTTCGTCGCGCGAGTGGTTTCAGGGGACGGCCGACGCCGTGCGGCGCAGCATGGCGCACATCGGCGTCTTCCGCCACGACTACGTGCTGATTCTCTCGGGCGATCAGCTCTATCTGATGGATTACCGGATTCTACTGGCGCATCATCGGGCCAAACGGGCGGACATCACCATTGCAACGATTCCGGTGCGTGCCGAGGAGGCCCCGGCCTTTGGCATTCTGAAGACCGACGAAGAAGGTGTCATCACCGAGTTCTACGAGAAACCCCCGCTGCACGAACTGGCCGGTAAGGAAAGTCCGGTTTCGCCCGAGATGGAAGCCCAGGGGCGCATTTATCTGGCCTCGATGGGCATCTACGTGTTCAACAGAGACGTGCTGCGCCGGCTGCTGGAGGAAAATCCAATGGATCACGACTTCGGCAAGCAGATCATTCCCAAAGCGATTCGCCAGTGCCGGGTGGTCAGCTATCCCTTCACAGGCTACTGGAGCGATATCGGAACGATTCGTTCGTTCTACGAAGCGAATCTGATGCTGGCGCAGCGACATCCACCGTTCGACATGTACAATCCGCAGATGCCCATTTACACGAACGCCCGGATGCTCCCGCCGGCCAAGGTGCAGAGTTCGTTCGTGCAGGACTCGATCATCGCGGAGGGCAGCGTGATCATCAACAGCCAGATCGTCAACTCCGTGATCGGCATCCGATCGGTCATCCGCGAAAACGCCACGGTCAAAAACGTGGTGATGATGGGCGCCGACTACTATCCATGGCACGATCCGAGCCTGCGCGACCCGGTCGAGGGGCCGGACAATCCGGGCATCGGCGAGGAATCGTACGTCGAGGGGGCCATTATCGACAAGAACGTCAGTATCGGGCGGCGCTGTGTGATTAAAAACCGGGATCAGGTGCAGGAAGGCGAGGGGCCGAACTTTTACATCCGGGACGGCATCGTCGTGCTGCCCAAAAATGCCCGGATCGAAGACGGAACGATCATCTAA
- a CDS encoding glycogen synthase — translation MYVLHVAFECAPIAKVGGLGDVLGALPKFLRRAGIEAAVLMPRFGDAQLQEDALRLIHEGAFTYRDRTLSYRLWRQDAEVLGFPVYLLEEPVHFGRPGVYQDPATGLDFPDQADRFFVFQRGVLAVLKEGVLRPDLLHLHDHHTALLPVWLREDPAYRELAELPIVFTVHNAEHQGRYDWQVWEEIGVPVARPEDLQHRGQLNAMKAGLLWADAVTTVSPGYARELQEREDIAAGLQEVFQRVAHKMRGILNGIDPDVWNPATDPLIFANYSVEDLSGKEKNKKALCESLGLRPDRPLLVFIGRLMQEKGVDLLAAGLEQLLTHQIDVSVVVLGTGMPAYQAALEDLRCRIVRPGGFPRLVLRFEFNNTLAHQLYAAGDILLMPSRVEPCGLNQMYAMTYGTVPIVHAVGGLRDTVEPWDPHTQQGTGFRFETFTPRAFHQAIRRALTVYYRPDQWRVLQRNGMQRDWSWDRSAQEYLELYRTLVPVTS, via the coding sequence ATGTACGTACTGCATGTAGCGTTCGAGTGCGCACCGATTGCCAAGGTAGGCGGTCTGGGCGACGTGCTGGGGGCGTTGCCCAAGTTTCTGCGCCGGGCCGGCATTGAAGCAGCGGTGCTCATGCCCCGCTTTGGCGATGCGCAGCTGCAGGAAGACGCGCTGCGCCTGATTCACGAAGGGGCGTTCACCTATCGGGACCGCACCCTGTCCTACCGGCTCTGGCGGCAGGATGCCGAAGTGCTCGGATTTCCCGTGTATCTGCTGGAGGAGCCGGTCCACTTCGGGCGACCCGGCGTGTACCAGGATCCGGCCACCGGGCTGGATTTTCCCGATCAGGCCGATCGCTTTTTCGTGTTTCAGCGGGGCGTGCTGGCAGTTTTGAAGGAGGGCGTGCTCCGTCCCGATCTACTCCATCTGCACGATCATCATACGGCGCTGCTGCCGGTCTGGCTGCGCGAAGATCCGGCCTATCGCGAGCTGGCCGAGCTTCCGATCGTGTTCACCGTGCACAATGCCGAGCATCAGGGGCGTTACGACTGGCAGGTGTGGGAGGAGATTGGCGTGCCGGTGGCGCGGCCCGAGGACCTGCAGCACCGGGGCCAGCTCAACGCCATGAAGGCCGGACTGCTCTGGGCCGATGCCGTGACCACGGTGAGTCCGGGTTACGCGCGCGAACTGCAGGAGCGTGAAGATATCGCCGCCGGGCTGCAGGAAGTCTTTCAGCGCGTGGCGCACAAAATGCGGGGCATTCTCAACGGCATCGATCCCGACGTCTGGAATCCGGCCACCGATCCGCTCATTTTTGCGAACTACTCGGTGGAGGATCTTTCCGGTAAGGAAAAGAACAAAAAAGCGCTGTGCGAATCGCTGGGACTCCGGCCCGATCGGCCCCTGCTGGTGTTCATCGGTCGGCTCATGCAGGAGAAGGGGGTCGATCTGCTGGCGGCCGGACTGGAACAGCTGCTGACGCACCAGATCGATGTATCGGTGGTGGTGCTGGGCACCGGCATGCCCGCCTACCAGGCGGCACTGGAAGACCTGCGCTGTCGGATCGTGCGGCCCGGAGGTTTTCCCCGACTGGTGCTGCGGTTTGAGTTCAACAACACGCTGGCACACCAGCTCTATGCAGCGGGTGACATACTGCTAATGCCCTCGCGGGTGGAACCCTGTGGGCTCAATCAGATGTACGCCATGACGTACGGCACTGTCCCGATCGTGCACGCCGTAGGCGGCCTGCGGGATACGGTCGAGCCCTGGGATCCGCACACGCAGCAGGGCACGGGCTTTCGCTTCGAGACGTTCACGCCCCGCGCCTTTCATCAGGCCATCCGCCGGGCGCTTACCGTCTATTACCGCCCCGACCAGTGGCGCGTGCTGCAGCGCAACGGCATGCAGCGCGACTGGTCCTGGGATCGTTCGGCGCAGGAATATCTGGAACTGTACCGGACGCTGGTGCCGGTAACTTCGTAA
- a CDS encoding DUF4175 family protein gives MDERTHTASLRQRLARTRRRLVAARLLQGGLQALGLLSLLWGIAALLEALLWLPTGWRTGLFWALVAGSLGLLGWTVGRPLLALRRLSDEHLARQIGRYFPEIADRLIDLLQLETGRRSPAPETLLARAREQLARQIAPVPFEQMVSLRPSPRLLSLTLVPLLLVGTLWLLAPGAFRGAFARLLAPGRTFERPLPFTLNVTPGDTELARGDTLHLTVSLRGTAWPEQLTLRLRYAGEMRPETFFLKPDTTGRAYFALPDLQRPLTYQVEAAPAATPWYTVTLRERPLVRRLQLTLHYPSYAGLPAQTLPPDVGNVSALPGTRIELRVLTGAAPVDSALVRFDDGSALALTVRDSLAQGTFTLHRAGHYWIELHAPGGLTNPEPVRYTLELVPDDPPTITLLQPEATYTLDDALRAPLQVRVHDDFGFTALRLYWRLAESTFRTPETDFSSRPLPLTTPRPLDQEIQQQWDLRADGLDLVPGDVIEYYLQVWDNDRVSGPKSARTPVQYLRLPSLAERYEMLDAAQDDVAEGLESVREQAEQLRTTFQELRETIQRTRQAGWEEQQQAEQLRRQQEALEEQVESLTRQLEQITREMATNRLVSDETLELYRELQRVVEEIRSPELREALEKLQEALRALDLPRLLENMEEVEFNEAQFRERIERALELFQRLRTQQQLEEAARRAEELARLQERLAERTAALERRQHGETGESSASDSTGHVDPEALARQQEQASQEARRLEELLEETRRQMEELRGMPRQSMDSLRQALRRQQLPERMQQNAQQLRQGNFSGARREQQQMEQQLEQLAARLQQLEQQMEGTQRQINAAGLRQALRHILLLSESQETLRNDIQALRTEQAAAPMARRQEQLVQGTRVVTDSLRQLARRIPQMDRAVQQTAGEALQAMDQAIGALTEGSARMAGSYQTAAMMHLNELARMLADLLDQLQNQQAMGGLSLEQMIEQLQRMAGQQQQLNDQIQQLLNDIQGTRLTTDQLERMRQLARQQEAIRRQLQQLARDREARRRLLGDLDALARQMEETVQELRRGQINRETIERQRQILIRLLEAQHSIREQEQERRRQSRPGEDVVRESPPELTPQQELDRLRRALIDALESGYAPDYEALIKRYFELLERLQRQQNRH, from the coding sequence ATGGACGAACGAACGCACACGGCTTCGCTCCGGCAGCGACTGGCCCGCACGCGGCGGCGCCTGGTGGCGGCCCGTCTGCTCCAGGGTGGTCTACAGGCCCTCGGCCTGCTGTCGCTACTCTGGGGGATTGCCGCCCTGCTGGAAGCGCTGCTTTGGCTCCCCACCGGATGGCGCACCGGACTGTTCTGGGCGCTGGTAGCCGGCTCGCTGGGCCTGCTGGGCTGGACCGTCGGCCGTCCGCTGCTGGCGTTGCGTCGCCTGAGCGACGAGCACCTGGCCCGCCAGATCGGCCGCTATTTCCCGGAGATCGCCGATCGTCTGATCGACCTGCTGCAGCTCGAAACGGGCCGACGGAGCCCGGCCCCGGAGACGCTGCTGGCCCGCGCCCGCGAGCAACTGGCCCGGCAGATCGCGCCGGTCCCCTTCGAGCAGATGGTCTCGCTGCGTCCTTCGCCCCGGCTGCTCTCACTGACGCTGGTCCCGCTGCTGCTGGTGGGCACGCTCTGGCTGCTGGCGCCCGGTGCCTTCCGCGGCGCTTTCGCCCGCCTGCTGGCGCCGGGCCGCACGTTCGAGCGGCCGTTGCCTTTCACGCTGAACGTCACCCCGGGCGACACCGAACTGGCCCGTGGCGATACGCTGCACCTCACGGTATCGCTCCGCGGCACAGCATGGCCCGAGCAGCTCACGCTCCGGCTCCGCTATGCCGGCGAGATGCGTCCCGAAACGTTCTTCCTGAAGCCCGATACGACCGGCCGCGCCTACTTCGCGCTGCCCGACCTGCAGCGCCCGCTGACCTATCAGGTGGAGGCTGCTCCCGCGGCAACGCCCTGGTACACGGTCACGCTACGTGAACGGCCGCTCGTGCGGCGCCTGCAACTGACGCTGCACTATCCGTCCTACGCCGGACTCCCTGCGCAGACGCTACCACCCGACGTCGGCAACGTCTCCGCCCTGCCCGGTACCCGGATTGAACTGCGGGTGCTGACCGGCGCCGCGCCCGTCGACTCCGCCCTGGTGCGCTTCGACGACGGCTCCGCCCTGGCGCTGACGGTCCGCGACAGCCTGGCGCAGGGCACCTTCACGCTGCACCGCGCCGGCCATTACTGGATCGAACTGCATGCACCGGGTGGCCTGACCAATCCCGAACCGGTGCGCTACACGCTGGAGCTGGTGCCCGACGACCCGCCCACCATCACGCTGCTGCAACCCGAAGCCACCTACACACTCGACGACGCCCTCCGGGCACCGCTGCAGGTGCGCGTGCACGACGACTTCGGCTTTACGGCGCTGCGGCTCTACTGGCGCCTGGCCGAAAGCACCTTCCGCACCCCGGAGACCGACTTTTCGAGCCGCCCCCTGCCGCTGACCACGCCGCGCCCGCTCGATCAGGAAATCCAGCAGCAATGGGATCTGCGTGCCGACGGGCTGGACCTCGTGCCCGGCGACGTGATCGAATACTACCTGCAGGTGTGGGACAACGACCGCGTCTCCGGCCCCAAGTCGGCCCGCACGCCGGTGCAGTACCTCCGGCTCCCTTCGCTGGCCGAGCGCTACGAGATGCTCGACGCCGCTCAGGACGACGTGGCCGAAGGGCTGGAGTCGGTGCGTGAGCAGGCCGAGCAGCTCCGCACCACCTTCCAGGAGCTACGCGAGACGATCCAGCGCACCCGTCAGGCCGGCTGGGAGGAGCAGCAGCAGGCCGAACAACTCCGCCGCCAGCAGGAAGCGCTCGAAGAGCAGGTCGAATCGCTCACCCGCCAGCTCGAACAGATCACCCGGGAAATGGCCACCAACCGGCTCGTAAGCGACGAGACGCTCGAGCTGTACCGGGAGCTGCAACGGGTGGTCGAGGAAATCCGGTCGCCGGAGCTGCGCGAAGCGCTGGAAAAACTCCAGGAAGCGCTACGCGCGCTCGATCTGCCCCGGCTGCTGGAAAACATGGAGGAGGTGGAATTCAACGAAGCCCAGTTCCGCGAGCGCATCGAGCGCGCGCTGGAGCTGTTCCAGCGCCTGCGTACGCAGCAACAACTGGAAGAAGCGGCCCGCCGCGCCGAGGAACTGGCCCGCCTGCAGGAACGCCTGGCCGAGCGCACCGCCGCACTCGAACGCCGGCAGCACGGCGAAACGGGCGAATCGTCCGCGTCTGACTCCACCGGCCACGTAGATCCCGAAGCGCTGGCCCGCCAGCAGGAACAGGCCAGCCAGGAAGCTCGCCGCCTCGAAGAACTGCTGGAAGAGACGCGCCGCCAGATGGAGGAGCTGCGCGGCATGCCGCGCCAGAGTATGGACTCGCTCCGGCAGGCGCTCCGCCGCCAGCAGCTTCCCGAACGCATGCAGCAGAATGCGCAGCAGCTCCGCCAGGGCAACTTCTCGGGCGCACGCCGGGAGCAGCAGCAGATGGAACAGCAACTGGAGCAACTGGCCGCCCGGCTGCAGCAGCTCGAGCAGCAGATGGAAGGCACCCAGCGACAGATCAACGCGGCCGGTCTACGTCAGGCCCTCCGGCACATCTTGTTGCTCTCGGAATCTCAAGAGACGCTCCGCAACGACATTCAGGCGCTGCGCACGGAGCAGGCCGCGGCGCCGATGGCCCGTCGCCAGGAGCAGCTGGTGCAGGGCACCCGTGTCGTTACCGACTCCCTGCGCCAGCTCGCCCGTCGCATTCCCCAGATGGACCGGGCCGTGCAGCAGACGGCCGGCGAGGCGCTCCAGGCCATGGACCAGGCGATCGGCGCACTGACCGAGGGCAGCGCCCGCATGGCGGGCAGCTACCAGACGGCCGCCATGATGCACCTGAACGAGCTGGCCCGCATGCTGGCCGACCTGCTCGATCAACTTCAGAACCAGCAGGCCATGGGCGGCCTGTCGCTGGAGCAGATGATCGAGCAACTGCAGCGCATGGCCGGCCAGCAGCAGCAGCTCAACGACCAGATCCAGCAGCTGCTCAACGACATCCAGGGCACGCGGCTGACCACCGATCAGCTCGAACGCATGCGCCAGCTCGCCCGCCAGCAGGAAGCCATCCGCCGCCAGCTCCAGCAGCTCGCCCGCGACCGGGAAGCGCGGCGCCGCCTGCTGGGCGACCTCGACGCCCTCGCCCGCCAGATGGAAGAGACCGTCCAGGAACTCCGGCGCGGCCAGATCAACCGGGAGACGATCGAGCGCCAGCGCCAGATCCTCATCCGCCTGCTCGAAGCCCAACACTCCATCCGCGAGCAGGAGCAGGAACGTCGCCGCCAGAGCCGTCCGGGCGAAGACGTCGTGCGCGAAAGCCCGCCCGAGCTGACCCCGCAGCAGGAGCTGGACCGCCTGCGCCGTGCCCTGATCGATGCCCTCGAAAGCGGCTACGCGCCCGACTACGAAGCGCTCATCAAGCGCTACTTCGAACTGCTCGAGCGCCTGCAACGCCAGCAGAACCGGCACTGA
- a CDS encoding endonuclease/exonuclease/phosphatase family protein — translation MGDGLVLGLSLIVGVVTLLPFWKSTIWWVRVTEFPRIQWAVLALVLGCSWPWTGWPLAVKAVAGLGMLACLIYQGWRIFPFTPLARKQVLSTKHPRPSDELTLFVANVLMTNRAVDRLLALIRRYDPDLILLVETDAWWTNQVQQALAKAYSFSVLQPQRNTYGMALFSKLTLLGPEVRFLIEEDVPSIRTRVLLRNGVPVWFYGVHPRPPVPTEDLTSTARDAELLVVGREVKAIREPVIVAGDLNDVAWSSTTRLFQHISGLLDPRRGRGFFNTYHARWPFLRWPLDHVFHSKHFWLRRLRRLPYWGSDHFPVLITLQFAPEAGQVQEEPEASREEQREASEKIATARSDSAPQAAVSFSAGSAGVAGARAVRSSA, via the coding sequence ATGGGCGATGGGCTGGTACTTGGATTGAGCCTGATCGTGGGCGTCGTCACACTGCTTCCCTTCTGGAAAAGTACGATCTGGTGGGTGCGTGTGACTGAATTTCCCCGCATTCAGTGGGCGGTGCTGGCGCTCGTGCTGGGGTGTAGCTGGCCCTGGACCGGTTGGCCGCTTGCAGTGAAGGCCGTCGCCGGACTGGGCATGCTGGCCTGTCTGATTTATCAGGGGTGGCGCATTTTCCCGTTCACCCCGCTGGCTCGCAAGCAGGTGCTTTCGACGAAGCATCCCCGGCCCTCAGACGAACTGACGTTGTTCGTCGCCAATGTGCTCATGACGAACCGCGCGGTCGATCGCCTGCTTGCACTGATTCGAAGATACGATCCGGATCTGATTCTGCTGGTCGAAACCGACGCCTGGTGGACGAACCAGGTGCAGCAGGCGCTTGCGAAAGCCTATTCGTTTTCCGTGCTGCAACCGCAGCGTAACACGTATGGCATGGCACTTTTCAGCAAGCTTACGCTGCTCGGTCCGGAAGTTCGATTTCTGATCGAGGAAGACGTGCCGTCTATCCGTACGCGTGTGCTGCTGCGCAATGGCGTACCGGTGTGGTTTTACGGCGTGCATCCGAGGCCGCCGGTGCCCACGGAAGACCTTACTTCAACGGCCCGAGACGCCGAACTGCTTGTCGTGGGGCGCGAAGTGAAGGCAATCCGCGAGCCGGTCATTGTAGCCGGTGATCTGAACGACGTGGCCTGGTCGTCCACGACGCGGTTGTTTCAGCACATCAGCGGTCTGCTCGATCCACGCCGTGGACGCGGCTTTTTCAATACCTATCATGCACGCTGGCCATTTCTGCGCTGGCCGCTGGATCACGTCTTTCACAGCAAGCATTTCTGGCTTCGGCGACTCCGTCGGCTTCCTTACTGGGGTTCGGACCATTTCCCGGTGCTGATCACCCTGCAGTTTGCGCCGGAAGCGGGGCAGGTGCAGGAAGAACCAGAGGCCAGCCGGGAGGAACAGCGGGAAGCATCTGAAAAGATCGCCACGGCGCGAAGCGATTCGGCGCCACAGGCCGCCGTTTCCTTCAGTGCCGGTTCTGCTGGCGTTGCAGGCGCTCGAGCAGTTCGAAGTAGCGCTTGA
- the dprA gene encoding DNA-processing protein DprA, translating into MTAEPFLFDEDEGGAFGAAPDDPVEELRALVALTLVPGVGPGRIRALLARFGSAQAALHAPVAALVQVPGIGMQTARRIAAFDDWDAVDAQFERAERVGATLIPAWDERFPPLLRQIYDPPALLWVRGELTPADDNAVAIVGTRRPTDYGLRTARQFAAALAREGVTVVSGLAYGIDAAAHRGALEGGGRTLAVLGSGVDRIYPSRHERLARAIMTQGALLSEFPLGAAPDAPNFPRRNRLISGLARAVLIVEAYETGGALITARLALEQNREVLAIPGALHNPASAGPNRLVRDSLARLVCSPDDVLEALGLGSAPSAPEPPPPPLSGLERQLYDALEPEPIHIDVLCERTGLDPSTALVYLLQLEFKGLVRQLAGKQFYRLQ; encoded by the coding sequence GTGACGGCCGAGCCCTTTCTCTTCGATGAAGACGAAGGCGGGGCGTTCGGGGCCGCGCCCGACGATCCCGTCGAAGAACTCCGGGCGCTGGTGGCGCTGACGCTGGTGCCGGGCGTAGGACCCGGACGCATTCGGGCGCTGCTGGCCCGCTTCGGTTCGGCGCAGGCGGCCCTGCACGCGCCGGTTGCCGCGCTTGTGCAGGTGCCGGGTATCGGCATGCAGACGGCCCGCCGCATCGCGGCCTTCGACGACTGGGATGCCGTGGACGCGCAGTTCGAGCGGGCCGAGCGGGTCGGCGCCACGCTGATTCCGGCCTGGGACGAGCGTTTCCCGCCGCTGCTTCGCCAGATCTACGATCCCCCGGCGCTGCTCTGGGTGCGTGGAGAGTTGACGCCCGCCGACGACAACGCCGTGGCCATCGTGGGCACGCGGCGTCCGACGGACTACGGGTTGCGCACGGCCCGCCAGTTCGCCGCCGCATTGGCGCGGGAGGGGGTGACCGTGGTTAGCGGCCTGGCCTACGGCATCGACGCGGCCGCGCATCGGGGCGCGCTGGAGGGCGGCGGGCGTACGCTGGCCGTGCTGGGCTCCGGCGTCGACCGCATCTATCCGTCGCGGCACGAGCGACTGGCCCGGGCCATCATGACGCAGGGCGCATTGCTGTCCGAGTTTCCGCTGGGAGCGGCGCCCGACGCGCCCAACTTTCCCCGCCGCAATCGGCTGATCAGCGGACTGGCCCGGGCCGTGCTCATCGTCGAAGCCTACGAGACCGGGGGCGCGCTCATCACCGCCCGCCTGGCGCTCGAGCAGAACCGCGAGGTGCTGGCCATACCGGGTGCGCTTCACAATCCGGCCAGTGCCGGACCCAACCGGCTTGTCCGCGACAGCCTGGCCCGGCTCGTCTGCTCGCCCGACGACGTGCTGGAGGCCCTGGGCCTGGGTAGTGCGCCGTCGGCGCCAGAGCCGCCGCCACCGCCGCTGAGCGGGCTGGAGCGCCAGCTCTACGACGCCCTGGAGCCCGAGCCCATCCATATCGACGTGCTGTGCGAGCGCACCGGACTGGACCCTTCGACGGCGCTGGTCTATCTTCTACAGCTCGAGTTCAAAGGCCTGGTGCGCCAGCTGGCCGGCAAACAGTTTTATCGGTTGCAATAA
- the obgE gene encoding GTPase ObgE, whose protein sequence is MKFVDYVTITVRSGKGGAGAVAFRREKYVPKGGPAGGDGGDGGSVYLEGDPNLYTLLDLRYNRHHFAEDGQPGSGKNKKGRDGRDVIIRVPLGTVAKITETGEVIGEVLRPGQRLLLAKGGRGGRGNAFFKSPTNQAPRYAQPGEPGEEKNITLELKLLADVGLVGFPNAGKSTLIASISAARPKIADYPFTTLEPALGMVYVGEFRSFVMADLPGIIEGAHEGRGLGIRFLKHIERNAILLFVIPIVEEEPGRVYRTLLGELEAFNPTLLEKPRAVALSKLDLVPEDEREARVAAVRAELPDDMPIYPISAVARIGLEALKEGLWRQLQELRAAAEAAT, encoded by the coding sequence ATGAAGTTTGTCGATTACGTAACGATCACGGTGCGCAGTGGAAAGGGCGGGGCCGGAGCCGTCGCGTTCCGGCGGGAGAAGTACGTCCCGAAAGGGGGACCGGCCGGCGGCGACGGCGGCGACGGCGGTTCGGTCTATCTGGAAGGCGATCCGAACCTGTACACGCTGCTGGACCTGCGCTACAACCGGCACCACTTTGCCGAAGACGGGCAGCCGGGCTCCGGCAAGAACAAGAAAGGTCGCGACGGCCGCGACGTGATCATCCGGGTGCCGCTCGGCACGGTGGCAAAGATCACGGAGACCGGCGAGGTGATCGGTGAGGTGCTCCGGCCCGGTCAGCGGCTGCTCCTGGCAAAAGGGGGCCGGGGCGGCCGGGGCAACGCTTTCTTCAAATCTCCCACGAATCAGGCGCCGCGCTACGCGCAGCCCGGCGAACCCGGCGAGGAGAAAAACATCACGCTGGAGCTGAAGCTGCTGGCCGACGTGGGGCTGGTAGGCTTCCCGAACGCCGGCAAGAGTACGCTGATCGCTTCGATTTCGGCGGCGCGTCCGAAGATCGCCGACTATCCGTTCACGACGCTGGAGCCCGCGCTGGGCATGGTGTACGTGGGTGAATTTCGCTCGTTCGTGATGGCCGATCTCCCCGGTATTATCGAAGGCGCACACGAAGGGCGCGGGCTGGGCATCCGCTTTCTGAAGCACATCGAGCGCAATGCCATCCTGCTGTTCGTCATCCCGATCGTCGAGGAGGAGCCCGGGCGAGTCTACCGGACGCTGCTGGGTGAACTGGAGGCGTTCAATCCGACCCTGCTCGAAAAGCCCCGCGCCGTTGCGCTGAGCAAGCTGGACCTGGTGCCGGAGGATGAACGCGAGGCCCGCGTAGCGGCCGTGAGGGCCGAACTCCCCGACGACATGCCGATCTATCCGATCAGCGCCGTGGCCCGGATCGGGCTGGAGGCGCTGAAGGAAGGACTCTGGCGCCAGCTGCAGGAATTGCGGGCGGCAGCCGAGGCCGCCACGTAA
- the rnhA gene encoding ribonuclease HI has translation MGTPRKHVVIYTDGACSGNPGPGGWAAILRYNQHEKVLQGAEAHTTNNRMELTAVIKALQALKEPCRVDVYTDSNYIVRAFQEGWVERWQRNGWRTASKKPVENQDLWRALLELTRRHDVRFLKVKGHADDALNNRVDRLAVEAMRRGQTETPDSSVSAVND, from the coding sequence ATGGGCACTCCGCGAAAACACGTCGTGATCTACACCGACGGGGCCTGCAGCGGCAACCCGGGCCCCGGCGGCTGGGCGGCCATTCTGCGCTACAATCAGCACGAAAAGGTGCTGCAGGGTGCCGAAGCGCACACGACGAACAACAGAATGGAATTAACAGCGGTGATCAAAGCGCTCCAGGCGCTGAAGGAGCCCTGCCGCGTGGACGTCTATACCGACAGTAACTACATCGTACGCGCCTTTCAGGAAGGATGGGTAGAACGCTGGCAACGTAACGGCTGGCGCACGGCCAGCAAGAAGCCCGTCGAAAACCAGGACCTGTGGCGGGCGCTGCTGGAACTCACCCGCCGACACGACGTGCGTTTTCTGAAAGTCAAAGGCCACGCCGACGACGCCCTGAACAACCGGGTGGACCGGCTGGCCGTCGAAGCCATGCGCCGTGGACAGACCGAAACCCCGGACTCGTCGGTTTCGGCGGTGAACGATTAG
- a CDS encoding Mut7-C RNAse domain-containing protein — MRTLWLRFYAVLNDFLPSRWKQRTFKLGFLGRPTVREILVQLNVPPPEVALILADGCPVDFDYRPEEGERLSFYPIFYRLLPAAPLHTLPPERPPRFLLDTHLGRLARYLRMLGFDAEHLSDPDPGDAALARRAGDDGRVLLTRDRRLLARKAVRYGYFVRATSPREQLAEVLDRFELHEFVDPFSRCMCCNVPLEPVEAEAVAAQLPPGIRAHYTEFYRCPACGRVYWEGSHHARMQRLIDQVVRGSGFSASH; from the coding sequence ATGCGTACGCTCTGGCTCCGGTTTTATGCCGTCCTGAACGATTTTCTACCCTCCCGCTGGAAACAGCGCACCTTCAAGCTGGGCTTTCTGGGGCGGCCCACGGTCCGGGAAATCCTCGTGCAGCTCAACGTGCCGCCTCCTGAAGTCGCGCTGATTCTGGCCGACGGATGTCCGGTCGATTTCGACTACCGGCCTGAAGAAGGCGAGCGACTGAGCTTCTACCCGATCTTCTACCGGCTGCTGCCGGCTGCGCCGCTGCATACGCTGCCGCCGGAGCGCCCGCCGCGCTTTCTGCTCGACACGCACCTGGGACGGCTGGCGCGCTACCTGCGCATGCTGGGCTTCGATGCCGAGCACCTGTCGGATCCCGATCCCGGCGATGCGGCGCTGGCCCGTCGGGCGGGCGACGACGGACGCGTGCTGCTGACGCGCGATCGACGATTGCTGGCCCGTAAGGCCGTGCGGTACGGCTACTTCGTGCGCGCCACCTCCCCTCGGGAACAACTGGCCGAAGTGCTGGACCGCTTCGAGCTGCACGAATTCGTCGATCCCTTCAGTCGCTGCATGTGCTGCAACGTGCCCCTGGAGCCCGTAGAAGCCGAAGCCGTGGCCGCCCAACTACCGCCGGGTATCCGTGCCCATTACACCGAGTTCTACCGCTGCCCCGCCTGCGGCCGTGTTTACTGGGAAGGGTCGCACCATGCCCGGATGCAGCGGCTGATCGATCAGGTTGTGCGCGGGAGTGGCTTCAGCGCCTCGCACTGA